One Nicotiana tomentosiformis chromosome 4, ASM39032v3, whole genome shotgun sequence genomic window carries:
- the LOC104092740 gene encoding uncharacterized protein, with product MDDRIVLDKGRKRQLPRWMFATSAADQVKEKVKTDHVDSNNNTEEIVTQKHSRLKNRKTKDKKEAFTEESSTQISICQTTKRSRRKLNLPNDDCNDESGLMESECDRMKVNGNGALPMLRRQKQKTKYSKIEGGDGMEESTTKASGRSGLRKRKCRSVKENSNEAGPSLRRQKQKVKNSRNENCADVEELTPKTDDEDLTVEDLLSIAEEYAGDSDEDLTVEDLLSIAKEYVNENEQAASGKERSCPIEDAISMSIGSLSCTEVENQSLRREERNSDCISIQTTIEDAPPKLNMSENPTQDMLDVFLGPLLKKTHEEKRVELVREDMMSLAHNLNKKNQSDPSEGQPVLVKKKSSLKDKVALLLD from the exons atGGATGATCGGATTGTTCTTGACAAGGGTCGAAAAAGGCAGTTGCCTCGGTGGATGTTTGCTACGTCTGCTGCTGATCAAGTAAAGGAAAAAGTCAAAACTGATCATGTCGACAGTAATAATAATACAGAGGAAATTGTCACACAGAAGCACAGCAGGTTGAAAAACAGAAAGACTAAGGACAAAAAGGAAGCATTCACTGAGGAATCATCCACACAGATTTCAATATGCCAAACAACAAAAAGAAGCAGAAGAAAGTTAAACCTACCAAATGATGACTGTAATGATGAAAGCGGTTTAATGGAGAGCGAGTGTGACAGGATGAAGGTAAATGGTAATGGAGCGTTGCCTATGTTGAGGAGACAGAAACAGAAAACGAAGTATTCCAAGATTGAGGGAGGTGATGGGATGGAAGAGTCAACAACAAAAGCAAGTGGTAGAAGTGGCTTAAGGAAGAGAAAATGCCGCAGCGTGAAGGAAAATTCTAATGAAGCTGGCCCTAGTTTAAGGAGGCAGAAACAGAAAGTAAAGAATTCCAGGAATGAGAATTGTGCCGATGTTGAAGAGTTGACACCAAAAACAGATGACGAGGATTTGACTGTTGAAGATCTACTGAGCATAGCAGAAGAG TATGCTGGTGATTCTGATGAAGATTTGACCGTTGAAGATTTACTGAGCATCGCTAAGGAG TATGTGAATGAGAATGAGCAAGCTGCATCAGGCAAAGAAAGAAGTTGTCCAATAGAGGATGCTATTTCCATGTCAATAGGCTCATTAAGTTGCACTGAAGTCgaaaatcaatctttgagaagagaagaaagaaattcTGATTGTATTTCAATTCAGACAACAATTGAAGATGCTCCTCCTAAGCTTAACATGTCCGAGAATCCTACTCAAGACATGTTAGATGTGTTTTTGGGCCCTTTGTTGAAGAAAACTCATGAGGAGAAGAGAGTTGAACTAGTTAGAGAAGACATGATGAGTTTAGCTCACAATCTAAACAAGAAAAACCAGAGCGATCCTTCTGAGGGTCAGCCAGTTTTGGTAAAGAAGAAGAGCAGTCTCAAGGACAAGGTAGCTCTGCTTCTTGACTAA
- the LOC104092741 gene encoding gibberellin 2-beta-dioxygenase 6-like: protein MMIESWNPPLLHDYSKLSRQSSRDDGETNHSAKLVMEEYELPLIDLSGLKSKDERQKISCENAIAKASSEWGFFQVVNHGVSLDLLRKMRREQMKLFKASFQMKATCGILNNSYRWGNSTATCPKQFSWSEAFHIPMTKISEADSYGEFTTLREVMVEYAAAMQDLAKSLAGVLVRNLGQRDNLIKGICNESSCFLRLNHYPPCQISPEIFGLVPHTDSDFLTILHQDEVGGLQLMKDSKWIAVKPNQNALIVNIGDLFQAWSNDLYKSVEHKVMANGKMERFSIAYFLCPSYDSLIGSCKEPSIYRKFTFGEYRYQIQQDVKLIGHKVGLSRFVL, encoded by the exons ATGATGATTGAGTCTTGGAATCCTCCTCTCTTACATGATTACTCTAAGCTTTCGCGACAGAGCAGTCGTGACGATGGTGAGACAAACCACAGCGCGAAACTGGTGATGGAAGAGTACGAACTTCCGTTGATAGACCTTAGCGGTCTAAAAAGTAAAGATGAGAGACAAAAGATTAGTTGCGAAAACGCAATAGCCAAGGCTTCATCTGAATGGGGTTTTTTTCAAGTTGTGAACCATGGTGTGAGTCTTGACTTACTTAGGAAGATGAGGAGAGAACAAATGAAGTTATTTAAGGCATCTTTTCAAATGAAAGCTACTTGTGGGATTTTAAATAATTCTTATAGATGGGGAAATTCAACAGCTACTTGTCCTAAGCAATTTTCTTGGTCAGAAGCTTTTCATATCCCTATGACAAAGATTTCAGAAGCTGATTCTTATGGAGAGTTCACAACTTTAAG GGAAGTGATGGTGGAATATGCAGCTGCAATGCAAGACCTAGCCAAATCACTTGCTGGAGTTCTTGTAAGAAACTTAGGTCAAAGAGATAATCTAATCAAAGGAATTTGCAATGAGAGTTCATGTTTTCTTAGACTCAATCACTATCCACCTTGTCAAATTTCTCCAGAAATATTTGGATTAGTACCACATACAGATAGTGATTTTTTGACCATTTTACATCAAGATGAAGTTGGTGGACTTCAACTAATGAAAGACTCCAAATGGATAGCTGTCAAACCTAACCAAAATGCACTTATTGTCAACATTGGAGATCTTTTTCAG GCTTGGAGCAACGATTTGTATAAAAGTGTGGAACACAAAGTGATGGCTAATGGAAAGATGGAGAGATTCTCAATAGCTTATTTCCTTTGCCCTTCTTATGATTCTTTAATTGGAAGCTGCAAAGAGCCCTCAATTTATAGGAAATTCACTTTTGGAGAATACAGATATCAGATTCAACAAGATGTCAAATTAATTGGACACAAAGTAGGCCTCTCAAGATTTGTTCTATAG